Proteins encoded in a region of the Synechococcus sp. BIOS-U3-1 genome:
- the sodX gene encoding nickel-type superoxide dismutase maturation protease, with translation MNTPLPAASLKDLLLFFMGRRKLFQVEGDSMLPSLQPKQRLLVKLRRQGDQSPTPGTVVVCRHPNEINLVITKRVWPSNDGWLELRGDNPEASTDSRHFGQVPLDRLIGEVTAVISSTDLPSDRT, from the coding sequence TTGAATACTCCACTTCCAGCAGCAAGTCTCAAGGACTTGCTGCTGTTTTTTATGGGACGTCGCAAACTGTTCCAGGTGGAGGGCGACTCGATGCTCCCGAGTCTTCAACCGAAACAACGGCTGCTGGTGAAGCTGCGGCGACAAGGTGACCAGTCACCAACACCTGGAACCGTTGTGGTGTGTCGTCACCCAAACGAGATCAATCTGGTGATCACCAAGCGCGTCTGGCCGTCGAACGATGGTTGGCTGGAGCTCAGAGGCGACAACCCAGAAGCGAGCACCGACAGCCGTCACTTTGGACAGGTTCCCTTGGATCGCTTGATTGGTGAAGTGACTGCTGTGATCTCATCGACAGATCTACCCAGCGACAGGACCTGA
- the sodN gene encoding superoxide dismutase, Ni translates to MFRSALLAIFRALPAEAAQAHCDGPCGVYDPASARVAAEAVLSMTKKLKAMEAPAAGDAAALAHYNNTFSRYVAIKEEEATKAKKELMILWTDYFKPDHLATFPDLHDTFWKAAKLCSACKVNIDQGKAEELMAAVEKVHGMFWQSKGRNDAWVTAS, encoded by the coding sequence ATGTTCCGCTCGGCACTCTTAGCCATCTTTCGCGCACTACCAGCTGAAGCAGCACAAGCCCACTGCGATGGTCCTTGTGGGGTCTATGACCCTGCTTCAGCTCGGGTCGCAGCAGAAGCTGTTCTCTCGATGACCAAAAAGCTAAAGGCCATGGAAGCGCCTGCAGCTGGCGACGCGGCAGCTCTCGCTCACTACAACAACACCTTTTCGCGCTACGTGGCGATCAAGGAAGAGGAAGCAACCAAGGCCAAAAAAGAGCTGATGATTCTCTGGACGGACTATTTCAAGCCCGACCATCTCGCTACTTTCCCGGACCTGCACGACACGTTCTGGAAAGCCGCCAAACTCTGCAGCGCCTGCAAGGTCAACATCGATCAAGGCAAAGCCGAAGAGCTGATGGCAGCAGTCGAAAAAGTTCATGGCATGTTCTGGCAGTCCAAAGGCCGCAACGACGCCTGGGTCACTGCATCCTGA
- a CDS encoding FKBP-type peptidyl-prolyl cis-trans isomerase has product MRDILISSAVCVACLIVALVSQIVAPSTVIAAAPAAQAAIVQTAGLNTASSPMELDPDETNPTLFAMAPDSNQADASVLGGPMSADKAQILASGLRVTDIEVGTGPEAVAGQTVVVHYRGTLENGKQFDASYDRGKPFTFPLGRGQVIKGWDEGVQGMKVGGKRKLVIPPELGYGTRGAGGVIPPNATLIFEVELLDIKS; this is encoded by the coding sequence GTGCGCGACATTCTGATCAGTTCCGCGGTTTGCGTGGCCTGCCTGATCGTGGCTCTCGTCAGTCAGATCGTGGCTCCATCCACCGTGATTGCTGCAGCACCTGCAGCGCAAGCTGCCATCGTTCAGACCGCTGGTTTGAACACTGCATCCAGTCCAATGGAACTGGATCCCGATGAGACCAATCCCACCCTTTTCGCCATGGCACCCGACTCCAACCAAGCCGATGCATCGGTACTCGGAGGACCCATGAGCGCCGATAAAGCGCAGATCCTTGCCAGCGGGCTGCGCGTGACCGACATTGAGGTCGGCACCGGCCCTGAAGCCGTCGCCGGTCAGACCGTTGTGGTGCACTACCGAGGAACGCTGGAGAACGGCAAGCAGTTCGACGCCAGCTATGACCGCGGCAAGCCCTTCACCTTTCCCCTTGGACGCGGCCAGGTCATTAAAGGCTGGGATGAAGGTGTGCAGGGCATGAAAGTTGGCGGCAAGCGCAAGCTCGTGATCCCTCCTGAGCTGGGCTACGGCACCCGCGGAGCCGGCGGCGTCATTCCACCGAACGCAACACTGATTTTTGAAGTCGAGCTGCTCGACATCAAGTCTTGA
- a CDS encoding phasin family protein, whose protein sequence is METANPLQLLLLRGLGTTTLVADRLRYVTQEWVSSGRMDATHASALVDDVLKALRGETPELEQQMGRNLERNRDNLLQDLGLASQKELDELRGRIDRLEQQLRQRDRQE, encoded by the coding sequence ATGGAGACCGCCAACCCCCTTCAGCTGCTGCTGCTCCGTGGTCTCGGAACCACCACCCTGGTGGCTGACCGTCTTCGTTATGTGACCCAGGAATGGGTCAGTAGTGGACGAATGGATGCGACCCACGCCTCCGCACTTGTGGATGACGTTCTCAAGGCTCTGCGTGGGGAAACACCGGAACTTGAGCAGCAGATGGGTCGCAACCTCGAACGCAACCGCGACAACTTGCTTCAGGATCTCGGTCTCGCCAGCCAGAAGGAACTGGATGAGCTTCGCGGTCGGATCGACCGACTCGAGCAACAGCTGCGCCAACGCGATCGACAGGAGTAA